The genomic window CTTCACCGGCGAGATCGTGCGGCTGGTGCAGGCGCTGGGCGAACTTCCCTACCCCCGCTGGGTCTCGGTCAAGCTGACCCAGCTGGGTCTCGACCTGGGGCGCGAGCTCGCCCGCGACCACCTGCGCCGGATCCTCGACGCCGCGGCCGCGGTGGACGGGGTGGTGCAGGTGGACATGGAGGACAGCCCCCGCACCGACGCCACCCTCTGGGTCTGGCGCAGCCTGCGCGAAGAAGAGGGCTACGAGAACGTCGGCATCGTGCTGCAAAGCTACCTGAAGCGCAGCCCCGCCGACCTGCAGGAGATCCTGCACCTGAAGCCCAACCTGCGCGTGGTCAAGGGGGCCTACAAGGAACCGCCGGAGGTGGCCTGGCAGGACCAGGGGACGATCCGCGCGCAGTTCCTCGAGCTCGTGCGGACCAACCTGAGCGCCGGCGGCCATACCGCCACCGGCACCCACGAAGCGGCGCTGGTGGAGGAGGTGCGGGCCTGGGCCGAGGCCGAAGGGACCCCGCGCGCACAGTACGAGTTTCAGTTCCTCTACGGCATCCGCCGCGAGCTGAAGCGCGACCTCGCCCGCCGCGGCTACACCGTGCGCGACTACCTGCCCTACGGCGAGGACTGGTACCCCTACTTCTCGCGCCGGCTCGCCGAACGGCCCGAGAACCTGCTCTTCGTCCTGCGCGGCATGGCGCAGGGTTAGGGAAAAGGAGGCGGCTATGACGATCGAACCCTTCAGGAACGAACCCATTCTGCTGTTCAAAGACGAGGCGGAACGCGCGGCCATGCAGGCGGCGCTGGCCGAGGTGAAGGCCCAGCTGGGCCGCGACTACCCGCTCATCATCGGCGGCGGCGAGGTGGTCACCGCGGACTGGCTGCCCTCTTTCGACCCCTCCGACCCCTCGCGGCTGGTGGGGCGGGCGGCCAAGGCCGGCCCCGCCGAGGCCGACGCCGCGCTCGAGGCGGCCTGGAAGGCCTTCGAGACCTGGAAGCGCTGGCCCCAGGAACACCGCTCGCGGGTGCTCTGGAAGGCGGCGCACATCATGCGCCGGCGCAAGTTCGAGCTCGCCGCCTGGATGGTCTACGAGGTGGGCAAGAACTGGGTCGAGGCCATCGCCGACGTGGCCGAGGCCATCGACTTCCTCGACTACTACGGCCGCATCGCCCTGAACCTCAAGGGGCCCGAGGCCGTGCCCCTCTACCCCT from Oceanithermus desulfurans includes these protein-coding regions:
- a CDS encoding proline dehydrogenase family protein, with translation MDLNPLYRSLVLGVAGQKWLERLVRTHGWRYARRYVAGHTLEEALDVVRELEDEGIHALVDLLGEMVTSEEEAAAFTGEIVRLVQALGELPYPRWVSVKLTQLGLDLGRELARDHLRRILDAAAAVDGVVQVDMEDSPRTDATLWVWRSLREEEGYENVGIVLQSYLKRSPADLQEILHLKPNLRVVKGAYKEPPEVAWQDQGTIRAQFLELVRTNLSAGGHTATGTHEAALVEEVRAWAEAEGTPRAQYEFQFLYGIRRELKRDLARRGYTVRDYLPYGEDWYPYFSRRLAERPENLLFVLRGMAQG